Proteins from a single region of Syngnathus scovelli strain Florida chromosome 7, RoL_Ssco_1.2, whole genome shotgun sequence:
- the tlcd5a gene encoding TLC domain-containing protein 5a isoform X2 has translation MVVLGALLSITGWASLYLALCHANGRRSAEWNCRLVTLLHGILVICITAYIGYVDGPWPFAYPGTKNTPLQISALLLSLGYFLFDMAWCVYFGTEGAVMLAHHTMSILGILLTLWLGESGIEGCAVLFGSEITNPLLQARWFLKQTGRYGTPLAHTVDALFVLLFVLMRIFVGGTMLYCELISPRPRFFIKCGGVAMYALSWVFMVDIVRFAGRKIKTWRERQRERQEATNGKSD, from the exons ATGGTTGTGCTCGGGGCGCTCCTGAGCATCACCGGCTGGGCGTCTCTCTACTTGGCATTGTGTCACGCCAACGGCCGCCGCAGCGCTGAGTGGAACTGTCGCCTTGTCACCCTGCTGCATGGCATCCTGGTCATTTGCATCACGGCTTACATCGGCTACGTGGATGGACCCTGGCCCTTCGCCTATCCAG gTACAAAGAACACACCTTTGCAGATAAGTGCCTTGTTGCTGAGCCTGGGCTACTTTCTCTTTGACATGGCCTGGTGCGTCTACTTTGGCACCGAGGGAGCCGTCATGCTGGCCCACCACACCATGAGCATCCTTGGAATCCTGCTCACCCTCTGGCTGGGCGAGTCGGGCATCGAGGGCTGCGCTGTCCTCTTCGGCAGCGAGATCACCAACCCGCTGCTGCAGGCACGTTGGTTCCTCAAGCAGACGGGACGTTACGGCACGCCCCTGGCGCACACTGTGGATGCGCTGTTCGTGCTGCTCTTCGTGCTGATGCGGATCTTTGTGGGAGGCACAATGCTGTACTGTGAGCTGATCTCGCCAAGGCCCAGATTTTTCATCAAGTGCGGGGGTGTGGCCATGTACGCGCTCTCCTGGGTCTTCATGGTGGACATTGTTCGCTTCGCCGGCCGCAAGATCAAGACTTGGCGCGAGCGGCAGAGGGAACGACAAGAGGCCACCAATGGAAAGAGCGATTAA
- the tlcd5a gene encoding TLC domain-containing protein 5a isoform X1, with translation MCAIKERLRRPCNKSQPVQLLEGNMVVLGALLSITGWASLYLALCHANGRRSAEWNCRLVTLLHGILVICITAYIGYVDGPWPFAYPGTKNTPLQISALLLSLGYFLFDMAWCVYFGTEGAVMLAHHTMSILGILLTLWLGESGIEGCAVLFGSEITNPLLQARWFLKQTGRYGTPLAHTVDALFVLLFVLMRIFVGGTMLYCELISPRPRFFIKCGGVAMYALSWVFMVDIVRFAGRKIKTWRERQRERQEATNGKSD, from the exons GAGAGGCTCCGCCGCCCATGCAACAAGAGCCAGCCCGTCCAGCTGCTTG AGGGGAACATGGTTGTGCTCGGGGCGCTCCTGAGCATCACCGGCTGGGCGTCTCTCTACTTGGCATTGTGTCACGCCAACGGCCGCCGCAGCGCTGAGTGGAACTGTCGCCTTGTCACCCTGCTGCATGGCATCCTGGTCATTTGCATCACGGCTTACATCGGCTACGTGGATGGACCCTGGCCCTTCGCCTATCCAG gTACAAAGAACACACCTTTGCAGATAAGTGCCTTGTTGCTGAGCCTGGGCTACTTTCTCTTTGACATGGCCTGGTGCGTCTACTTTGGCACCGAGGGAGCCGTCATGCTGGCCCACCACACCATGAGCATCCTTGGAATCCTGCTCACCCTCTGGCTGGGCGAGTCGGGCATCGAGGGCTGCGCTGTCCTCTTCGGCAGCGAGATCACCAACCCGCTGCTGCAGGCACGTTGGTTCCTCAAGCAGACGGGACGTTACGGCACGCCCCTGGCGCACACTGTGGATGCGCTGTTCGTGCTGCTCTTCGTGCTGATGCGGATCTTTGTGGGAGGCACAATGCTGTACTGTGAGCTGATCTCGCCAAGGCCCAGATTTTTCATCAAGTGCGGGGGTGTGGCCATGTACGCGCTCTCCTGGGTCTTCATGGTGGACATTGTTCGCTTCGCCGGCCGCAAGATCAAGACTTGGCGCGAGCGGCAGAGGGAACGACAAGAGGCCACCAATGGAAAGAGCGATTAA